In Neptuniibacter halophilus, the genomic stretch TGTTAGACGGAATTATGACCGGCCTGACCACTGCGGTTATGCCCTTTAACCTGATGATGGTCGTCGTTGGCTGCTTTGCCGGCACCTTTATCGGTATGCTCCCGGGCCTTGGCCCCATCTCAGCGGTTGCGCTGATGATCCCGATTACTTACGGACTGGATCCCTCATCCGGTATCATCCTGATGGCCGGTGTCTACTACGGCGCAGTGTTTGGCGGCTCCACCTCCTCCATCCTGATCAATGCGCCGGGCTGCGCCAGCACCGTGGTAACCTCCTTTGACGGCTACCCGCTGGCTCAGCAGAAACAGGCCGGTAAAGCGCTGGCACTGGCGGCTTACTCTTCATTCACCGGCGGTACGATCGGAGCACTGGTACTGCTGTTTGCCGCACCTGCTCTGGCGTCGGTTTCACTCAGTTTTCAGTCCAGCGATTACTTTGCACTGATGATTCTCGGCCTCACCGCGGTGGCTGCCTTCTCCGGTAAGGGTCAGGTCATCAAAGCGCTGATTATGACCGTATTCGGCCTGATGATTGCCACGGTCGGCACCGATGTCACCTCAGGCACCACTCGCTTTACCTTTGGCAGCGTTGATCTGATTGACGGTATCAGCTTCCTGCTGCTGGCAATGGCTACGTTCGCCCTGACCGAAGTGATTATGACCGTACTCAAAGGCCAGCACCGCGAGGAGGAAGAGCAGATCGACATGAGCCAGCTAGGCAGCATGAAGCTCAGCCGCGAGGAGGTGAAACACGTAGCACCAACCATCGGCCGCTCATCTGTCTTCGGTTTCCTGATCGGAATTCTGCCGGGTGCCGGTGCGACTATCGCGTCTTTCCTTGCCTATGGTCTGGAACGTAATCTGGCCTCTGCGAAAGAGAAACTGAAGTTCGGTAAAGGCGCTCTGCGCGGTCTGGCTGCGCCAGAATCTGCGAATAATGCCGCCTCAACCGGCTCCTTCGTGCCTTTGCTGACACTGGGTATTCCCGGCTCCGGCACCACGGCCATTATGCTCGGTGCGCTGATCGCTTACGGTATCCAGCCCGGCCCACGGCTGTTTCTGGATAACCCGGATGTTTTCTGGTCAGTTATTATCTCCATGTACTTTGGCAATCTGGTACTGCTGATCCTTAACCTGCCGTTGATTCCGTACATCTCCAGACTACTGGTGATCCCGCGGCCCATTCTGATTCCGCTGATTCTGTTCTTCTCGATCACCGGCGTCTATCTGGTCAGCTTCAATAGCTTTGATATTCACCTGATGGCGATCATCACCGTGATAGCGATCTTCCTGAAACTGCTGGAGTTCCCGATGGCACCGATGCTGCTGGGCTTTATCCTCGGCGGCCTGATGGAGAACAACCTGAGCCGGGCACTGACGATCTCCGATGGCAGCTTCGCTTTCCTCTGGGAGCGGCCACTGACCCTCAGTATCGTTATCGTCGCGGTTGTGGTTCTGCTGCTGCCTCCGCTGCTGGAGCTCTATCGCCGCTCGAAAGGTGTGAAACAGAGCACTCCGGGGGCCGAGTGTTCGGTACAGGAGGGTGAAGGTTAACCTTCAATGACAACGGGGAAGCAATGCTTCCCCGTTTTGTTTACCCGCCTACAGGGGCGCACCTCAATACTCAAA encodes the following:
- a CDS encoding tripartite tricarboxylate transporter permease, which translates into the protein MLDGIMTGLTTAVMPFNLMMVVVGCFAGTFIGMLPGLGPISAVALMIPITYGLDPSSGIILMAGVYYGAVFGGSTSSILINAPGCASTVVTSFDGYPLAQQKQAGKALALAAYSSFTGGTIGALVLLFAAPALASVSLSFQSSDYFALMILGLTAVAAFSGKGQVIKALIMTVFGLMIATVGTDVTSGTTRFTFGSVDLIDGISFLLLAMATFALTEVIMTVLKGQHREEEEQIDMSQLGSMKLSREEVKHVAPTIGRSSVFGFLIGILPGAGATIASFLAYGLERNLASAKEKLKFGKGALRGLAAPESANNAASTGSFVPLLTLGIPGSGTTAIMLGALIAYGIQPGPRLFLDNPDVFWSVIISMYFGNLVLLILNLPLIPYISRLLVIPRPILIPLILFFSITGVYLVSFNSFDIHLMAIITVIAIFLKLLEFPMAPMLLGFILGGLMENNLSRALTISDGSFAFLWERPLTLSIVIVAVVVLLLPPLLELYRRSKGVKQSTPGAECSVQEGEG